A segment of the Bacillus pseudomycoides genome:
CCCAATAAGATGACGTAAATTTTCAAGCTCAAGCTCTGTTAAGTTTGGCATAATAAAAACCTTCCTTTCTTTGGTCATTCACCATTTAGTATTTATTTGTTTTTGGATTGTATACATGTAAAGTGAGGGTATAAGATGATGATTCACTAAAAAATAAAAGGTTCATTCTTAGCAAAGAATCCTCTAAATTATTGAGGGACCTTTTCAATTAAAACTCCTCCCACATCACTTCATCTCCCCATTTCTTTGCACTAAACGACAATGCTGCATCAATTAAAGTTAATTCTTTTTCTTCCTCAACGAAATAGCAGTTGATTGGAAGTAGATTTTGGAAAAATGCTAATTGATAAATTGTACTTTTATATACCATTCGCATCTCATTCACCCTTTCTACTCAAACATAACAAAAAGAGCTGTTTACAAATTAATATGTAAAACAGCTCTTTCTCATCTAATATCTTTTGCTCAAAACTAAAATAGATAATGAATAAGAACACAATACACCACCCAATAACAACGCATTTGCTAACTTATACTGTTCACTCGTTAATGAATATAGGTTACCGATTAGAAAAATGACTAAATACAAAAATAAAAATACAAACAGCGATACTTTTGCAGCATTCCCCGTAATTTGATCCCCTCTCTCATCTTTTCCTTCTTTTCTCTCAAAACGTGTAGAATAAAACACCCCGATTAACCCTGCAATTGATATGATCATGCCAATTACAACTATCATTCCACTTCCCCCTCTATCGTATATTGAAAGACTTCATGAAACTCCTTACCTAGAACATGGGCTATTTCAAAAGCTAAAATAAGAGACGGGTTGTACCGATTTGCTTCAATGGAGGCAATCGTCTGCCTACTAACCCCCACGCGATTTGCTAATTCCGCTTGTGACCAACGTTTCTCCGCTCGAAGTACCATCAAATTATTTACTAAACTTCCCCTTTGATTCATAGCCACCTCCACTTTTTACATTATTTTCTATATCTTTATTATAATTTATTTTTAACATTTTTCTGTAACACAAATTACTTCCTAATGAACAAATTTGTCAGTTAAATTTATCCAAGTAATGGAATTTCCAGTACAATAGAAATGAAATAAAACCGAGCTAAAATATGTATAAAGTAGGTGCTGTATGAATTGGAATACACTCAAAACAAAAGAGGAAATTGAAAACTTCCTTCGTTTATTTGGAGGTTTTCACGATAGTTGTTTGAAAGAATTATATATGTGGACAGATAGCTTTGTAGGTGAGAATTTATCTATGAGGATATTATCTAATACAAACGTAAGGATCCTTTTTCAAAGACAGTATGAGAACCCCTCCGCAATAGAGTTACTCTTTGAAGGTGTTACACAATTTCATTTAACTCCGCCTCCTGAAAATCATGATTCAACCATTTTCGGTGCATCTCTTCTATTACAAAACAATTTATTTTATTGGGCAGATGATATTGGCTGGAAGCATAACGAGGTTACAGAATATGAAGTAAGCTGGATTGCTGCGAAAAGTGTAAAGTGGAGAGATGTTAGTTCTTGGATGGGGGATAAAATGCGATACAGAGTCATTAGTGAAGATTAATTTAGACTGTTATTTTTCTTCCTTTAACAAAACTAAAAAAACAGTAGCCACAAACGTGACTACTGTTTTTTCCTTACTCATTAAACTGTATAACGCTCATCCTCTAACACTTTCACAGCGATTTCACGTTTCTTCGGAATTACGTTAAGCGGCGTGTGACGAGTGAATTTGCGAAGCGCTGATAACATCATGCGCAGCATATCACCATTTTCAACTGCGATAATTGTTTCTTTCGCATCTGCTTCGATTTGGTTGAACGCTTCTTGGCAGAATACTTCAGTGTACAATACTTTTTGTTTATTCTTTTCAAGACCAGTTGCTTTGATTGCTTTTTCTGTACGAAGAACAGCTGATTCCATTGCGTATAAGTTGCTTACGATATCTGCAATGTTAACAAGAACTTCTTGTTCTTTATCTAATGCTTTACCGTATTTTTGAACAGCTAATCCAGCTACCATTAAGCCGATTTTCTTCGCATTATTTACTAAATATTTTTGAAGTGCTAATGGCTCATCGCCTACTTCTTCAGGCATCATCATCATTAACTCTTCTTGTAATTTTTGCGCTTTTTGAAGAAGTGGTAATTCACCTTTCATTGCTTTACGTAAGAATGTACCTGGTACGATTAAACGGTTAATTTCATTTGTACCTTCGAAAATACGGTTAATACGAGAATCACGGTACATTCTTTCAATCTCGTATTCTGCCATAAATCCGTAACCACCATGAATTTGCACACCTTCATCTAC
Coding sequences within it:
- a CDS encoding helix-turn-helix transcriptional regulator, with amino-acid sequence MNQRGSLVNNLMVLRAEKRWSQAELANRVGVSRQTIASIEANRYNPSLILAFEIAHVLGKEFHEVFQYTIEGEVE
- a CDS encoding DUF2178 domain-containing protein encodes the protein MIVVIGMIISIAGLIGVFYSTRFERKEGKDERGDQITGNAAKVSLFVFLFLYLVIFLIGNLYSLTSEQYKLANALLLGGVLCSYSLSILVLSKRY